A genome region from Triticum aestivum cultivar Chinese Spring chromosome 2B, IWGSC CS RefSeq v2.1, whole genome shotgun sequence includes the following:
- the LOC123044362 gene encoding uncharacterized protein yields MAPPPASYPSPHRPALRPGSLQRLLRPPDPSDTDDAPTPRSRSRARSNGRVLLQVTNITPALSGADPFSGHQGFYLRLSDSARSCYVSLHADHDDLILTNGLHIGQVIEVDHLMPSVPAPVLRSFRVLPGRYPCIQHDSTDDDVDADACSARAEIKDKEVVSERPRPRPRTHRPSPTPPLPERKAWQSGSPATMGHGHRSRSFTTLSEACAAPAKPVRRSEGERRGADFLKKVRKTSVASIDGNSSDVDDDDDESDVSSSISTTRRNWDFTGSIRPVGPRIRSNSISPGRSGPNQSGTANDPLESVRRKAEKAFKVLSKRSAHASSKTLRESSSAAGTPRSTGVTSGIRWCEDNVLWSSLSSSLTRHGKEAVKQRDMALQAVLDGLLEASTTEKLIKCLSTYSELQSDKDDDPKELIDRFLRFSQELDHAIFVAQSQTRLRQAKSGGSNSTSSASSKAAMKAALDRKQSAISWVRAAIEADLSPLSSHTRVTSESAKPSPSESRPVTPRLCCSKTKCNCNGKSSSRKTADASSKLSAAMDLAVALRSECNRWFLKYIDKFLDDVENEAGYTTTCDSQVAGLLQQLKRVDDWLNHVVRHERMLPGPGDRSSRDCVFSEEEENDACERVRRKIYGALLRHVQYAATALESMNSVVTEEEN; encoded by the exons ATGGCGCCACCGCCGGCCTCGTACCCCTCGCCGCACCGGCCGGCGCTCCGGCCGGGCAGCCTGCAGCGCCTGCTCCGCCCGCCGGACCCCTCCGACACCGACGACGCCCCCACCCCGCGCTCCCGCTCCCGTGCCCGCTCCAACGGCCGCGTCCTGCTCCAGGTCACCAACATCACGCCGGCGCTCTCCGGCGCCGATCCATTCTCAGGCCACCAGGGCTTCTACCTCCGCCTCTCCGACTCCGCCCGCTCCTGCTACGTCTCCCTCCACGCCGACCACGACGACCTCATCCTCACCAACGGCCTCCACATCGGCCAGGTCATCGAGGTCGACCACCTCATGCCTTCCGTCCCAGCTCCCGTGCTCCGCAGCTTCCGCGTCCTCCCGGGGCGGTACCCCTGCATCCAGCACGACTCCACGGACGATGACGTCGACGCTGACGCCTGCTCCGCCCGCGCCGAGATCAAGGACAAGGAGGTCGTCTCTgagcgcccgcgcccgcgcccgcgtaCGCACCGgccctcgccgacgccgccccTCCCGGAGAGGAAGGCGTGGCAGTCCGGCTCCCCTGCCACGATGGGCCACGGCCACAGGTCGCGGTCGTTCACGACTCTGTCCGAGGCGTGCGCGGCGCCGGCAAAGCCGGTGAGGAGGAGTGAGGGGGAGCGGAGGGGCGCCGATTTCCTGAAGAAGGTCAGGAAGACCAGCGTTGCGTCCATCGACGGCAACAGCAGCGACgtcgacgatgacgatgacgagtcGGACGTCTCGTCGTCGATTTCCACCACGAGGAGGAACTGGGATTTCACCGGCAGCATAAGACCCGTCGGCCCCCGGATACGCAGCAACAGT ATTTCGCCAGGGAGATCAGGCCCAAACCAGAGCGGCACGGCGAATGACCCACTGGAGTCGGTGAGAAGGAAAGCCGAGAAGGCATTCAAGGTGCTCTCCAAGAGGAGCGCCCACGCCTCAAGCAAGACGCTCAGAGAGAGCTCCAGCGCGGCGGGGACACCGCGGAGCACCGGTGTGACGAGCGGAATCCGGTGGTGCGAGGACAATGTGCTGTGGAGCTCGCTCTCCTCGAGCTTAACGAGGCATGGCAAG GAGGCAGTGAAGCAGAGAGACATGGCACTGCAGGCTGTGCTTGATGGATTGCTAGAGGCATCCACCACCGAGAAGTTGATAAAATGCTTGAG TACGTACTCTGAACTGCAATCAGACAAGGACGACGACCCAAAGGAGCTCATCGACAGGTTCTTGCGCTTCTCCCAAGAACTGGATCATGCCATCTTCGTCGCTCAATCACAGACCAGACTTCGTCAAGCGAAGTCAGGTGGTTCCAATTCGACCTCCTCGGCTTCGTCCAAGGCTGCCATGAAGGCCGCGCTGGACAGGAAACAGTCCGCCATCTCATGGGTCAGAGCAGCCATTGAAGCCGACCTCTCACCTCTCTCCAGCCATACAAGAGTCACCTCTGAATCCGCAAAGCCATCACCGTCTGAATCAAGGCCTGTCACCCCACGGCTCTGCTGTTCCAAGACAAAGTGCAACTGTAACGGCAAGTCCTCCTCGAGGAAAACCGCCGACGCTTCGAGCAAGCTGAGTGCCGCCATGGACCTGGCCGTCGCGCTGCGGTCGGAATGCAACCGGTGGTTCCTCAAGTACATCGACAAGTTCCTGGACGACGTCGAGAACGAGGCCGGGTACACGACGACGTGTGATTCGCAGGTCGCGGGGCTTCTGCAGCAGCTCAAGAGAGTGGACGACTGGCTCAACCATGTCGTGCGGCACGAGCGGATGCTTCCGGGGCCGGGAGACAGAAGCAGCAGGGACTGCGTGTTTTCTGAGGAGGAGGAGAACGATGCGTGCGAGAGGGTTCGGAGGAAGATATACGGGGCGCTCCTAAGGCATGTCCAGTATGCTGCGACAGCGCTAGAGAGTATGAATAGTGTAGTAACTGAAGAGGAGAATTAG